A genome region from Schlesneria paludicola DSM 18645 includes the following:
- a CDS encoding LysR family transcriptional regulator: MIQAAIGSLTTDQVSAFVQLARQGSLRAAAEALFISEQGLRSRLLVLEGLLGAELYYKYRGPRRRSPLTPQGHQLLPYAEAFLERAIQLCNVFQETETPQELHVVASQYLIAYSLIDVIQEFHLSYPDLHVRLSARTEQEIEQSLLESQEICFGVAAPYESSPDLVYRHLFSMSWSLITPPQHQLAMKRRIRLADLEPFPLIMYERGSTGRRHVVEAFQRQSLTPRVEFEATNTDLIVRMVESGMGIAIVPLHASGAVTKGRRLAVQSLGNQVRPIDSGILMRRNDRPADSILKLQEFLNKRLKYPLKRAR, encoded by the coding sequence GTGATTCAAGCGGCGATAGGTTCGCTCACGACAGATCAAGTGTCGGCGTTCGTACAACTGGCGCGGCAAGGAAGCCTGCGAGCCGCTGCCGAAGCATTGTTTATTTCAGAACAGGGGCTGCGCAGTCGTTTGCTCGTACTTGAAGGACTGTTAGGAGCGGAGTTGTACTACAAATATCGTGGTCCCAGGCGGCGCAGTCCGTTGACTCCTCAAGGTCACCAACTGCTGCCCTACGCCGAGGCCTTTCTTGAACGTGCGATACAGCTTTGCAACGTGTTTCAAGAGACAGAAACTCCGCAAGAACTGCATGTGGTTGCCAGTCAGTATTTGATCGCATATTCACTGATTGATGTCATCCAGGAGTTCCATCTTTCTTATCCGGATTTGCACGTGCGACTGAGTGCACGGACCGAGCAGGAGATCGAACAATCGCTGCTGGAGTCGCAGGAGATCTGTTTTGGGGTCGCGGCACCCTATGAATCGTCGCCTGATCTCGTCTATCGGCATTTGTTTTCGATGTCATGGAGTCTGATCACACCACCGCAACATCAGCTCGCGATGAAACGCCGAATTCGACTCGCCGATCTTGAACCGTTCCCATTGATTATGTACGAACGCGGATCAACGGGGCGGCGTCATGTTGTCGAAGCATTCCAGAGGCAAAGTTTGACGCCGCGGGTGGAGTTCGAGGCTACGAACACGGATCTGATTGTGCGAATGGTCGAGTCGGGAATGGGAATCGCCATTGTACCACTGCATGCTTCGGGAGCCGTGACAAAAGGAAGGCGCCTGGCGGTTCAGTCGCTGGGGAATCAGGTTCGCCCCATTGACAGCGGGATTTTGATGAGGCGGAATGATCGGCCAGCGGATTCAATACTGAAGCTGCAGGAGTTCTTGAACAAACGCCTCAAATATCCATTGAAGCGGGCCAGATGA
- a CDS encoding SGNH/GDSL hydrolase family protein, which produces MYLYRPGVWVCILSLFALATPCAAEDILRVHEWGTFTSFQDEKGLSFSRINTDDEPVPKFVHQLLYEGPFSPTQLPRRVEKGITRSHPEVTMRLETPVTYFHLPSTRKELVLDLSVTFHGGWLTEFFPKAVAEVDGTTITNGKTLELRETTIGGLCWKGVRLGGDALGPNTDDHVWLAPRNVRAAQVTVGNESERFLFYRGVGHRDAPLRVVRDHHKNELQIRSPSGGSSGRVKSPLAIARIWLAEITPAGTAAFRCLPAITLTNEANQTLAVTSATFTAGEFSKANMPQLRATMHAALVEQGLFDDEATAMLNTWELSYFQSPGLRLFFMLPQAWTDDVLPLNVSVPAEVTRVMVGRIELVTPRHRELLQQIAASPPTSLKEVSQTLSSRQTSASPLERKQYLALASGRDDPTNLGVPIPESYRAFLALGRFRTSLLLDDRAPKNLQKTLRPFACEVESPGQGQEVHKRDERNQLERTTNRLAAFQRQIDSVRNDEDSASHTKPVLFLGDSSIVRWDLASSFPNQATTRLAIPELQLAEISSCMRQIAISHEPRVIVLQAGELEGRQGVAAKELLSDFRAIVKEAHDRLPTTRIVILAIRPSIRYWDHFENQCELNSLLKKYCQTDQRLTFVDVVTPMLEGDGKLRPELFLKTGTDLSQQGYQIWSNQVLNILPNDDDLRP; this is translated from the coding sequence ATGTACCTCTACAGGCCTGGAGTATGGGTATGCATCCTATCCCTGTTCGCGCTGGCGACGCCGTGTGCCGCGGAAGACATCCTGAGAGTCCACGAGTGGGGGACATTTACGTCGTTTCAGGATGAAAAGGGGCTGAGCTTCTCTCGAATCAACACCGACGATGAGCCGGTTCCGAAGTTTGTGCACCAATTGCTTTATGAAGGTCCGTTTTCTCCCACGCAATTGCCACGACGTGTTGAGAAAGGCATCACTCGCTCCCACCCCGAGGTTACCATGCGGCTGGAAACGCCTGTTACCTACTTTCATCTGCCAAGCACCCGAAAGGAACTTGTTCTCGATCTCTCGGTGACATTTCACGGAGGGTGGTTGACCGAATTCTTTCCCAAGGCGGTCGCCGAAGTCGATGGAACCACGATCACCAACGGCAAAACTCTCGAGTTACGCGAGACGACCATCGGGGGACTTTGCTGGAAGGGAGTTCGCCTGGGTGGAGACGCACTGGGACCGAATACCGACGATCACGTCTGGCTGGCTCCGCGCAACGTTCGCGCAGCACAAGTGACTGTCGGCAACGAGAGCGAACGATTCTTGTTCTATCGCGGAGTAGGCCATCGCGATGCTCCGCTTCGCGTTGTACGCGACCATCACAAGAACGAGCTTCAGATACGAAGCCCCTCGGGCGGATCATCCGGGCGAGTCAAATCCCCCCTTGCAATCGCCAGGATCTGGCTCGCGGAGATCACACCGGCCGGCACGGCCGCCTTTCGCTGTTTGCCCGCAATTACCTTGACGAACGAAGCCAACCAGACACTGGCTGTCACCTCTGCTACATTCACCGCCGGAGAATTCTCGAAAGCAAACATGCCGCAATTGCGAGCAACGATGCACGCGGCACTCGTCGAACAGGGGCTCTTCGACGATGAGGCGACGGCAATGCTCAACACGTGGGAATTATCGTATTTTCAAAGTCCTGGGCTAAGACTCTTTTTCATGCTGCCTCAGGCATGGACCGACGATGTGCTGCCGCTGAACGTGTCTGTCCCGGCGGAGGTCACGCGCGTGATGGTGGGCCGGATCGAACTCGTCACACCGCGCCATCGTGAACTGCTCCAGCAGATCGCCGCATCACCACCGACTAGCTTGAAGGAGGTCTCGCAAACACTGTCCTCACGGCAAACGAGTGCGTCACCCTTGGAACGCAAACAATATCTCGCGCTGGCATCGGGTCGCGACGATCCGACCAATTTGGGAGTGCCAATTCCAGAAAGCTATCGCGCATTTTTGGCATTGGGCCGCTTTCGGACGTCACTTTTACTCGACGATCGAGCTCCAAAAAACTTGCAGAAAACACTGCGACCATTCGCTTGCGAGGTTGAATCACCTGGACAGGGGCAGGAGGTCCATAAACGAGATGAACGAAATCAACTGGAGCGGACGACTAATCGCCTCGCGGCGTTTCAGCGGCAAATTGACTCCGTTCGAAACGACGAAGATTCTGCATCGCACACCAAGCCCGTGCTCTTCCTTGGCGATTCGTCCATCGTGCGATGGGATCTCGCAAGCTCGTTTCCAAACCAGGCAACAACGCGACTGGCAATCCCTGAGTTGCAGCTTGCCGAAATCAGCTCATGCATGCGTCAGATTGCAATCTCGCACGAACCACGCGTGATCGTACTGCAGGCTGGGGAACTGGAAGGAAGACAGGGAGTCGCTGCGAAAGAACTGCTTTCCGATTTCCGCGCGATCGTCAAAGAGGCCCATGATCGGTTACCAACAACACGAATCGTCATCCTCGCGATCAGACCCAGTATTCGGTACTGGGATCACTTCGAAAACCAATGTGAACTGAACAGTTTGCTTAAAAAATATTGCCAGACAGATCAACGACTTACGTTTGTCGATGTCGTGACGCCAATGTTGGAAGGCGATGGAAAACTTCGTCCTGAGTTGTTTTTGAAAACCGGGACCGACTTGAGCCAGCAGGGATATCAGATCTGGTCAAATCAGGTTCTGAACATCCTGCCAAACGACGACGATTTGAGGCCATAG
- a CDS encoding uracil-DNA glycosylase — protein sequence MSRSQIIAWDTLNRQIVGCTRCPRLRKYCQEVAQEKRAAFREWEYWGLPVPNFGDPFARLMIVGLAPAAHGGNRTGRLFTGDVSGDWLYRALFKAGFSNQPTSVSRDDGLELYDCAITNPCHCAPPVNKPNADEIANCSEWYDRTVELLPTRVIVALGQTAWQKVIRHAAKLKWLSGKRPKFRHGLEAQLDGNRLRLLGCFHPSPRNTYTRRLTEPMLDAVFTRAKELLDATPLREQPSTNA from the coding sequence ATGTCGCGTTCGCAAATCATTGCCTGGGACACCTTAAACCGCCAGATCGTCGGTTGCACTCGATGTCCGCGGTTGCGGAAGTATTGCCAGGAAGTTGCCCAGGAAAAGCGCGCCGCCTTCCGGGAATGGGAGTATTGGGGACTTCCCGTACCCAATTTCGGCGACCCATTTGCTCGACTGATGATTGTCGGCCTGGCACCGGCCGCACATGGCGGCAACCGCACCGGTCGCCTGTTCACGGGTGATGTCAGCGGAGACTGGTTGTATCGCGCCCTTTTCAAAGCCGGATTCTCCAACCAGCCGACATCAGTCTCTCGGGACGACGGGTTGGAATTATACGATTGCGCCATCACTAATCCCTGCCACTGCGCCCCACCGGTGAACAAGCCAAACGCCGACGAAATTGCCAATTGCTCTGAGTGGTATGACCGGACGGTGGAGTTGCTGCCGACACGTGTCATCGTTGCACTGGGACAGACGGCCTGGCAGAAAGTGATTCGACACGCCGCCAAACTCAAATGGCTCAGCGGCAAACGTCCCAAATTTCGTCACGGACTCGAGGCGCAACTCGACGGCAATCGACTTCGATTGCTTGGCTGCTTTCATCCGAGCCCCAGAAATACGTACACCCGGCGTTTGACCGAACCGATGCTCGACGCAGTCTTCACCCGCGCTAAAGAACTGCTTGATGCAACGCCGCTCCGCGAACAGCCATCCACAAACGCGTGA
- a CDS encoding tetratricopeptide repeat protein: MSLWTFGGNDEVGPSGLRNAFLLLGLVFVAYLPVLSAGYIWDDDFYLTNNVHLRSGRGLWQIWFSPRSTPQYYPMVFTSYWLEYRLWRLHPVGFHFDNVLLHGINAILLSRILTTLRVPGAFWAAVIFAIHPVHVESVAWITERKNVLSGLFSLLAFQAYWRFAVSDGQVKATTRTAWYSLSLLTYACALLSKSVTCSLPAVIVLVLWWKQERLSWRLVAPLAPMFVLGLAAGLNTASLEAHHVGAKGIEWNWTAWERCLIAARIVWFYAGKLIWPWPLIFIYPKWQIRSDNWWMCGALVAAVLLLVALWWGARRWGRGPFTACLIYGGTLFPALGFINVYPMRYSFVADHFQYLASIGLIALVVASVASFIKQNGVFSVLVTWGTATLLLVMVGTTFLRCFDYRDRESLWTATVADNPNCWMAQYHLAAVRFDQQRYLEAADLFQRALQHSPKDGPDTESLAELHGYLADCYLAMQQTAAAQEQFLAALKHFEQQLARPNADRSELYNNLGVIHGKMGQLIQSRDAFERAVELEPNRVEINQNLGELQFRLKRFDESTARFERVLQLDPQNIRAHYNLAVLSMTRGDRSRARQHLDAALRVQPEFVAAQQLRRQLDAK, from the coding sequence GTGTCGCTTTGGACGTTTGGTGGCAATGACGAGGTGGGGCCGAGTGGCTTGCGGAACGCATTTTTACTGCTGGGATTGGTTTTTGTCGCGTATCTGCCTGTCCTGTCGGCGGGGTATATCTGGGATGACGATTTCTATCTGACGAACAACGTTCACCTGCGCAGCGGACGCGGACTGTGGCAGATCTGGTTCTCCCCCCGATCGACGCCGCAGTACTATCCGATGGTCTTCACTTCGTACTGGCTCGAGTACCGACTGTGGCGACTGCATCCAGTTGGCTTTCACTTTGACAACGTGTTGTTGCATGGCATCAATGCGATTTTGTTGTCTCGAATCTTGACCACGCTACGTGTGCCAGGGGCCTTTTGGGCGGCAGTGATTTTTGCCATTCATCCCGTCCATGTTGAGTCCGTCGCTTGGATCACCGAACGAAAAAATGTCTTGTCTGGTCTGTTTTCGCTGCTCGCATTCCAGGCGTACTGGCGATTCGCCGTCAGTGATGGTCAGGTCAAAGCAACGACGCGCACAGCCTGGTACTCGCTGTCGCTCCTCACATACGCATGTGCGCTGCTCAGCAAATCCGTCACCTGTTCTCTTCCTGCCGTCATTGTGCTGGTTCTGTGGTGGAAACAGGAACGCTTGTCGTGGCGACTAGTGGCACCGCTTGCCCCGATGTTTGTACTTGGGTTGGCGGCTGGCCTGAACACTGCCTCTCTGGAAGCACATCATGTCGGAGCGAAGGGAATTGAATGGAATTGGACGGCGTGGGAGCGGTGCCTGATCGCGGCGAGGATCGTCTGGTTTTATGCCGGCAAGCTCATCTGGCCTTGGCCACTCATTTTCATCTATCCCAAATGGCAAATTCGCAGTGACAACTGGTGGATGTGCGGGGCTCTGGTTGCTGCGGTCCTTTTGCTGGTGGCTCTTTGGTGGGGAGCCCGCCGATGGGGACGTGGTCCATTCACCGCCTGCCTGATTTATGGTGGCACGTTGTTTCCGGCACTTGGCTTTATCAACGTCTATCCGATGCGATATTCGTTCGTGGCGGATCATTTTCAGTATCTTGCCAGCATCGGGCTGATCGCGCTCGTTGTTGCCTCTGTGGCCTCATTCATAAAACAGAACGGTGTTTTCTCGGTCCTGGTGACATGGGGGACTGCTACTTTGCTGCTGGTTATGGTGGGGACCACATTCTTGCGCTGTTTCGACTATCGAGATCGTGAATCGCTCTGGACGGCAACGGTGGCCGACAATCCCAACTGCTGGATGGCTCAATATCACCTGGCTGCAGTTCGCTTTGATCAGCAGCGCTACCTCGAGGCGGCGGATCTCTTTCAGCGAGCTCTGCAGCATTCCCCAAAAGATGGTCCGGACACGGAGAGTCTGGCCGAACTTCACGGCTATTTGGCGGATTGCTATCTGGCAATGCAGCAAACCGCCGCGGCGCAGGAACAGTTCCTCGCCGCGCTCAAGCACTTTGAACAACAGTTGGCCAGGCCGAACGCGGATCGTTCTGAGCTGTACAATAATCTCGGAGTGATTCATGGAAAAATGGGGCAACTCATCCAGTCGCGGGACGCGTTCGAACGAGCAGTTGAACTTGAACCAAATCGCGTTGAGATCAATCAGAATCTGGGTGAACTCCAATTTCGTTTGAAACGGTTCGACGAGAGTACCGCACGCTTTGAACGAGTATTACAGCTCGACCCGCAAAATATTCGTGCCCATTACAATCTGGCGGTGCTGTCCATGACACGCGGTGACCGGTCACGGGCGCGTCAACATCTTGACGCGGCATTGCGTGTTCAGCCCGAGTTTGTCGCCGCGCAACAGCTTCGCCGTCAGCTCGATGCGAAATAG
- a CDS encoding TolC family protein has translation MDANHRIRLLAVLLIVFSQSAKSASAQRVLPTLLPEQRSISVRDPSQLTKYRMRDSVPPPTVSSTAELTPMPVSLDDVIRLSLEHTDVVRILAGATAQSSGQTIYDAAVTNTTIDQANATFDPVVSVTNTWTRLNSPNAIFDPFDPTRALIPGNRSDLFTSATTLTKQNALGGVAGFGYTSTNSQFLPGLSPLNPQTANSANINYTQPLLRGAGIGPNMAPIVIARINTELSYFVLKDSVQEMVRGTIEAYWALVAARTDVWSKQQQIDQLQQVVLRVEARVRSDIDNRANRSQAQVSLANARANLITSRANMIQREGVLRNLIGLPPSDEMRLVPHTPPADERFHPDWSQILEIASERRPDLVELKLIIEADEQQILIARNSALPQLDGVAMYRWNGLDGIMPNGATLRSGTFNDWTLGINFSVPLGLRQARSQLRQRELVIARDRVNLQQGYHNASHLLATNLRNMDQAYEQYLAFREVREAAKINLDYQLALFRTGQGILINVLQAVTDWGNAISNEANALSTYNTTLATLERQSGTILETHGVTFFEERFGAVGPLGRFAPDVCYPMTSRPSTNGDRYPVTDEPSEEKYDLKPPVNLNAKPPAVDYEGIKLPTLEESLPDVPPSPKSSPIPDSFRPKSDRDPEQRSPRETPNLDRPSDDKSSPERKASKSPQKSFRQRLATWLPR, from the coding sequence ATGGATGCCAATCACAGGATTCGCCTGCTCGCGGTGTTGCTGATCGTCTTTTCACAATCCGCAAAGTCAGCGTCCGCGCAAAGAGTGCTCCCGACGCTGCTTCCCGAGCAGCGTTCGATCTCGGTACGTGATCCGTCACAATTGACAAAGTACCGAATGCGGGACTCGGTTCCGCCGCCGACAGTGTCGAGCACTGCGGAACTGACTCCGATGCCCGTCTCGCTCGATGACGTCATTCGCCTGTCGCTCGAACACACGGATGTTGTTCGAATACTGGCAGGGGCCACAGCTCAGTCGAGCGGTCAGACCATCTATGATGCGGCAGTGACGAACACCACGATCGATCAGGCCAACGCGACATTCGATCCGGTCGTCTCGGTGACGAACACCTGGACTCGCCTGAATAGTCCGAACGCGATTTTTGATCCATTCGATCCCACCCGCGCACTGATTCCTGGCAATCGCAGCGATTTGTTTACGAGCGCGACGACACTGACGAAGCAGAACGCACTGGGAGGCGTTGCCGGTTTTGGTTACACCTCGACCAACTCTCAGTTTCTTCCTGGACTGTCGCCGCTCAATCCTCAGACGGCGAACTCGGCAAATATCAACTACACGCAGCCCTTGTTGCGCGGTGCGGGGATTGGACCAAACATGGCACCGATCGTCATCGCACGAATCAACACGGAATTGTCGTATTTCGTGCTGAAAGATTCGGTCCAGGAAATGGTTCGCGGTACGATTGAGGCCTATTGGGCGCTGGTCGCGGCACGCACCGACGTCTGGTCCAAGCAACAGCAGATCGATCAGCTTCAGCAGGTTGTGCTTCGAGTTGAAGCCCGCGTGCGATCAGACATCGACAACCGTGCCAATCGCTCGCAGGCACAGGTCTCGTTGGCGAATGCTCGCGCGAATTTGATAACGTCGCGTGCGAATATGATTCAACGCGAAGGTGTGCTTCGCAATCTGATTGGTTTGCCTCCATCCGATGAGATGCGACTGGTGCCTCACACCCCGCCCGCTGACGAGCGATTTCATCCTGACTGGTCGCAGATTCTCGAAATCGCATCGGAGCGACGTCCAGATCTAGTCGAACTGAAATTGATCATCGAGGCAGACGAACAGCAGATTCTGATCGCACGCAATTCTGCCCTGCCTCAACTTGACGGCGTCGCGATGTATCGCTGGAACGGCCTGGACGGAATCATGCCGAACGGAGCAACGCTTCGGTCGGGGACTTTCAATGATTGGACGCTGGGAATCAATTTCTCGGTACCCCTGGGGTTGCGGCAGGCTCGTTCCCAACTGCGGCAACGCGAGCTAGTCATTGCCCGCGATCGGGTCAATCTACAACAGGGTTATCACAACGCGTCGCATCTTCTCGCGACGAATCTACGAAACATGGATCAAGCATACGAACAATACCTTGCGTTTCGCGAGGTTCGTGAGGCGGCCAAGATCAACTTGGACTATCAGTTGGCGCTCTTCAGGACGGGCCAGGGAATTCTGATCAACGTTCTTCAGGCCGTCACCGATTGGGGCAACGCGATTTCGAACGAAGCCAATGCCCTGTCGACGTACAACACGACTCTGGCGACGCTAGAGCGGCAATCTGGAACGATTCTCGAAACGCATGGAGTGACATTTTTTGAGGAACGGTTTGGTGCTGTGGGCCCATTGGGCCGGTTTGCACCTGATGTCTGTTATCCGATGACCAGTCGACCGTCGACTAACGGTGATCGCTATCCCGTCACCGACGAACCGTCGGAAGAAAAGTATGACTTGAAGCCGCCGGTGAATCTGAATGCGAAACCACCGGCAGTCGACTATGAAGGGATTAAGCTGCCGACCCTGGAGGAAAGCCTTCCAGATGTGCCTCCGTCACCGAAATCGAGTCCAATACCAGATTCTTTCCGACCCAAGTCTGACCGCGACCCCGAGCAGCGCAGTCCGCGTGAGACGCCAAACCTCGATCGTCCAAGTGACGATAAGTCGTCACCAGAACGTAAGGCCTCAAAGTCGCCTCAAAAGTCCTTCCGACAACGCCTCGCGACATGGCTGCCGCGATAA
- a CDS encoding ABC transporter ATP-binding protein — MIEIRDVCKVYNLGEVKVDALKNAQLSVEQGEYIALIGPSGSGKSTLMNTLGCLDRPTSGSYRLAGEEISTMSNDDRARIRNRRIGFVFQNFNLLSRTSALENVELPLLYAGHISSAERRRRAVEKLTLVGLGNRLDHHPSQLSGGQQQRVAIARALVNEPAILMGDEPTGNLDSKTSREVISLFRELNEMSSITVILVTHDINVAKNAKRVVVLRDGGIVCDTTDFQQALQVLQSGFEE; from the coding sequence CTGATTGAAATTCGCGATGTGTGCAAGGTCTACAACCTGGGCGAGGTGAAGGTCGATGCATTGAAAAATGCACAGCTTTCCGTCGAGCAGGGGGAATACATTGCCCTGATTGGCCCGTCTGGATCGGGCAAAAGTACGCTGATGAATACCCTTGGTTGTCTCGATCGACCGACGTCCGGCAGTTATCGCCTTGCAGGAGAGGAAATCTCGACGATGTCGAACGATGATCGAGCCCGCATTCGCAATCGCCGCATTGGCTTTGTATTTCAGAACTTCAATCTCCTCTCACGAACTTCGGCTCTGGAAAATGTCGAATTGCCGCTGCTTTACGCCGGACATATTTCCTCGGCCGAGCGTCGTCGGCGCGCCGTCGAAAAGTTGACACTTGTTGGACTTGGCAATCGGCTTGACCATCACCCCAGCCAGTTGTCTGGCGGGCAGCAGCAGCGTGTGGCGATCGCGCGGGCGCTGGTGAATGAACCGGCAATTCTGATGGGCGACGAACCGACAGGGAATCTCGATTCAAAAACCAGTCGCGAAGTGATTTCCCTTTTTCGCGAATTAAATGAAATGTCGTCGATTACTGTGATCCTGGTCACGCACGACATCAATGTGGCAAAAAATGCCAAGCGAGTCGTGGTGTTGCGTGACGGTGGGATCGTTTGCGACACGACAGACTTTCAACAGGCCCTACAGGTCTTACAAAGCGGATTCGAAGAATGA
- a CDS encoding oxidoreductase translates to MTACDTLAILGRWLFEIVSIRKSFVTILVPRSYSLPGWFDMARYYKFKTADELQAEARKLGSELPISDDFSPLFKPVAIGSLTVGNRFCIQPMEGCDGTLEGAPDELTFRRYRRFGAGGAKLIWGEATAIDGDARMNPRQLWLYDRTAASIEQMLTVCRQSHRETFGNEDGFVVGLQLTHSGRYSFRRPQIVMHDPLLDPLTIDKSTGRTVDASFPLLTDDDLKRIEDQYVAAAQWAARIGCDFVDIKQCHRYLLSECLAAKLRPGPYGGSLNHRLRLVQNIISRIRAEIPSLVVVSRLNVYDGVPFRKQPDGSGKAVTHSTPIESAFGVDPNHHERFDWTEPRQVAACLGKWGVAALNVTAGNPYANPHVLRPAEFPPIDGYQAPEHPLRGVLRHFEATAEIQRAVPLVPVIGSAYSWLQDFAIHAAAGNFLAGRCSLVGLGRATLSQPDFVKQLMDHGQLNRKTVCRTFSYCTNLMRAKDHPLGQTPTGCPPFDKEIYGPLFKELQEKLAR, encoded by the coding sequence ATGACTGCTTGCGACACCCTCGCCATTTTGGGACGCTGGCTCTTCGAGATTGTCTCGATTCGCAAAAGTTTCGTGACAATTCTGGTGCCTCGATCATATTCTCTTCCGGGTTGGTTCGACATGGCCCGCTACTATAAGTTCAAAACGGCAGATGAATTGCAGGCAGAAGCGAGAAAACTGGGATCAGAGTTGCCGATCTCGGATGACTTTTCACCTCTGTTCAAGCCCGTCGCGATTGGTTCTCTGACGGTCGGAAATCGATTCTGCATCCAACCAATGGAGGGCTGTGACGGAACTTTGGAGGGTGCCCCCGATGAATTGACATTTCGGCGATATCGTCGATTCGGCGCAGGCGGCGCGAAACTCATCTGGGGTGAAGCCACTGCGATTGACGGCGATGCACGGATGAACCCACGACAACTTTGGCTCTACGATCGGACGGCCGCTTCAATTGAACAGATGCTCACTGTCTGTCGTCAGTCGCATCGCGAGACCTTTGGGAACGAAGACGGGTTCGTAGTCGGTCTACAACTGACACATTCGGGCCGCTACAGTTTCCGCCGACCTCAGATCGTCATGCACGACCCACTGCTCGATCCGCTCACGATCGACAAGTCCACGGGCCGAACGGTCGACGCCTCGTTCCCACTGCTCACAGATGATGACCTGAAGCGAATTGAAGATCAGTATGTGGCGGCAGCGCAATGGGCCGCCCGGATCGGCTGCGACTTTGTCGATATCAAACAATGCCACCGCTATCTGCTTTCCGAGTGCCTGGCCGCCAAACTGCGTCCAGGACCCTATGGCGGGTCGCTGAATCATCGCCTGCGGCTTGTTCAGAACATCATCTCCAGAATTCGTGCGGAGATTCCTTCTCTAGTCGTTGTCTCGCGTCTCAATGTCTACGACGGAGTTCCATTTCGAAAACAACCTGACGGGAGTGGAAAAGCGGTGACGCATTCAACCCCCATTGAATCAGCGTTTGGTGTCGATCCGAACCACCATGAGCGATTTGACTGGACTGAACCACGTCAGGTGGCCGCATGTCTTGGAAAGTGGGGTGTTGCCGCGCTGAATGTCACCGCCGGCAACCCTTATGCAAACCCACATGTCTTGCGGCCTGCAGAGTTTCCGCCGATTGACGGCTACCAGGCCCCAGAACATCCATTACGGGGGGTTTTACGACATTTTGAGGCAACGGCCGAGATCCAACGTGCTGTTCCTTTGGTTCCCGTGATCGGAAGCGCCTATAGTTGGTTACAGGACTTCGCGATCCACGCCGCAGCCGGGAATTTCCTGGCGGGCCGATGTTCGCTGGTCGGACTTGGACGAGCCACATTGTCTCAGCCAGATTTTGTGAAACAATTGATGGACCATGGCCAACTGAACCGTAAGACCGTCTGCCGAACCTTCTCCTACTGCACGAATCTCATGCGGGCAAAAGACCACCCGCTTGGACAAACGCCCACCGGATGCCCGCCTTTTGATAAAGAAATCTACGGTCCACTTTTTAAAGAATTGCAAGAAAAGCTGGCCCGTTAA